Part of the Candidatus Baltobacteraceae bacterium genome is shown below.
GCGATCTTGCGATCGCGGCCATAGACGCCGTAGATGCGCTTGATGCGCGCTACGATTTGAGCCGAACTATATCCCGCGGGTTTGAAAACGTTGACAAAACCGATCTCGAGCGCGCTCAAAGTCCTTCGGCCGAGAGTGCCGCCTCGACCGCGGCGTACGCTTGGTCTCGCGAGCCATGAAGCGTCAATCCCGACGCGCGGAAATGGCCGCCGCCGCCCAGGCGCGCCGCCGCCGCCTGCACGTTGATCTTTCCGCTCGAGCGCAGACTCACCCGGATCTCGCCCTCAAACGCCTTGAAGAGCGCCGCCACCTCGACACCTTCCTGCGCGCGCAATACGTTGACCATGTCTTCGACGTCTTCGCCGTCGGCGCCGGTCTGCGCCAGCATCGCATCGTCGACGAACGAATAACAGTACCGTCCGTCGTGCGCGAAACGCATTTCGTCGATGATCCGTCCCAACAGACGCGTCGCCGCGATCCGTTTGTTGCCGAAGATCTCTTCGGTGATCAACTCTTTGTCGGCGCCGGCACGCATCAATTCCGCCGCGAGTTCGAGCGATTCGGACGACGTGTTGGAGTGCATGAAGCCGCCGGTGTCGGTCATGATCGTGGTGAGAATGCACGTCGCGATGTCGGCGTCGATCGGCGTGCCCATCTCACGCAGAATCCGCATCACCGCCGTGCCGGTCGAGCATTCGCTCGGGATCACGAAGTTCAGCGCGCCAAAGTGCTTGTTGCCGAGATGATGATCGATGTCGAGCATGTTCGCCCGGTCGATCTTCGGCAAGAACTCTCCCGCACGCGCCGGATCGCTCATGTCGCCGAAAACGTACAGTGTGTCGGGCGGGAAATCGGCCGGAATCCGGCGCGACACGAATTCGGTTTCCGGCAAGAAGCGCAGATTGCGCGGCACGGCGTCTTGCTGGAAGTACGCGACCCGTTTGCCGATCCGCTTGAGCGCGATCCCAAGCGCCAAACCCGCTCCGAGCGTGTCGCCGTCGGGCTTCACGTGGCTTACCATCACGAACGCCGGCCGGCGCCGAAGCTCTGCAACGATCTCGGCTTCGGTCGACGACTGCAGTGAATCTTCGATCATGAGTACCCTTCTTCGGGAGCGTGGCGCGCTGCGTCCTCGCGCAGCGTCTTGGCAAGCGCGATGGCCCGTTCGGTCGAGCGGTCTTCGACGAAAACCAGCTCGGGCGTGTGACGCAGGTCGATCCGGTGGCCGAGCTCGCCACGCAAGAAGCGCGCCGCCGAGTGGAGCGCTTCGAGCGATTGGTGCGCCTGATGGCGATCGCCGATCACCGAGACGAAAACCTTGCACGAGCGTAGATCGTCGCTTACTTCGGTCCGCGTTACCGTGACGAAACCCAGACGCGGATCCTTCAGCTCTTGGCTGATCAACATCCCGAGAACGCGCTGTACCTCGTGATCGATCCGCGCTAGCCTCTGCGCCTTCACTCGCCGCCTCCCCTCTGCTCTCCCTCGACGTGTGCCGTTTCCCGGGGAAACGCCGTCATGCGGTGACGAGCTCCGCTGCGACGTGTTCGGTCGTGTAGGCTTCGATGACGTCACCGATTTTGAGGTCCTGGAACTTTGCGACTTGGATGCCGCACTCAAAGCCTTCCGCGACCTCGCGTACGTCGTCCTTGAAGCGGCGCAGGCTCTCGAGTTCGCCGGTGAAGACGACCGCCGAGTCGCGCAAGACGCGCACCTTGGAGTTGCGCACGATCTTGCCGTCTTTGACATAGCAGCCGACGATCGTTCCGACCTTGCTGACCTTGAAGACCTCGCGCACTTCGGCGCGTCCCAGCGTCACCTCGCGTTCGACCGGCGCGAGCATGCCGGTCATGGCCTTGCGCAGGTCGTCTTCGACTTCGTAGATCACTTGGTAGAAGCGCAGATCGACGCCTTCGTTATCGGCCAGACGCTTCGCCGTCTCGTCGGGGCGGATGTTGAAGCCGATGAGCACGGCATTCGATGCGCTGGCGAGGTTGACGTCGTTGGGCGTGATCGCACCGACGCCGCCGTGAATGACGCGAACGTCGACGTCGCTCGTCGAGAGCGACTCCATCCGCGCGCGCAACGCTTCCAGCGAACCCTGCCCGTCGGCTTTGATGATGAGGTTGAGCGTTTTCTTGCCTTCGGCCGGCATCGACATGAAGGTTTCGAGCGAGACGCGCTGCGAGCCGGTCCCGGCGATGCGCACGTCGCGGCGGCGCACCGCACGCTTCTCGGCGGTTTCGCGTGCGACGCGTTCGTCGGAGACGACCATCAGCGTGTCGCCGGCGGCGGGAACGTCTTGCAGACCCATCACCTCGACCGGAATCGACGGGCCGGCCTTCTTCACTTGTTTGCCCTTGTCGTCGATGAGCGCACGCACCTTACCGAACGTGCCGCCGACCACCACGATGTCGCCGACCCGCAAGGTGCCGTTCTGGACCAATACCGTCGCCACCGCGCCACGCCCGCGCGAGAGTTGCGATTCGATGACCACGCCGGTCGCGCGCCGGTTCTTGTTCGCTTTGAGTTCTTTGATATCGGCTTCCAGCAACACCGTCTCGAGCAGTTGGTCGATGCCCGTGCCGGCCTTTGCGGAAACCGGCACCATCTCGATGTTGCCGCCCCAGTCGACCGGCTGCAAACCTTCTTCGACGAGCTGTTGCTTCACGCGATCGGGCTGCGCGTCGGCCTTGTCCATTTTGTTGACCGCAACCACGATCGGCACGCCCGCAGCTTTCGCATGCGCGATCGCTTCCTTCGTCTGCGGCATGACGCCGTCGTCGGCAGCGACGACGAGAACCGCCACGTCGGTGACCTTCGCGCCGCGGGCACGCATCGCCGTGAACGCTTCGTGACCCGGCGTGTCGATGAAGGTGATCTTGCGATCGTTCTTCTCGACGGTGTACGCGCCGATCTTCTGCGTGATGCCGCCCGCCTCGCCTGCGGCGACGTTGGCGCTACGGATCTTGTCGAGCAACGACGTCTTGCCGTGGTCGACGTGACCGAGCACGGTGACCACCGGCGGACGCGCCGTCATCATCTCCGGTTTGTCTTCTTCTTGCTCGACGGTGACTTCTTCACCGGCCTCTTTGACGACCGCGTTGAAGCCGAACTTCTTGGCGACGGCGATGGCGATGTCGCTCGAGATGTTTTGATTGATCGTCGCCATGGTGCCGGTCTTGATGAGCTCGGTGATGACGTCTTTGACCGGCACGATCATCGAGGTCGCGAGCTCTTGCACGGTGAGCAAGTCGGGAATCTCGATTGCTTCCAGCGCGCGCGGCGGCGCAGCGGCTGCCGCTTCGACGCCCTTCTTCTTGCGCTGGCGGTCCTTTTCGAGCAGCAGCTCTTTCTCGCGATCTTTTTTCGCGGCGGCCTTGTCCTCGTGGCTGCGCGTGCGCTCGCCCGGGCGGCCACCGGCCGAGGGCGCCGGGGCCTCGGTTGAGGGTGTGGCCGGGCGTGGCCCGACGGGTCGTGCTCCCGGCGCGAGCGGACGGAACGGACCGTTGCCCGCGGGGCGGCGTTGCGGCGGCGTCAGCGGCCCGTTGCCGCGAGGTGCCGGCGTGACCGGGCCCTTCCCGCCCTGGCCCGGCAAGGCTTGACCCGGACGCGGTGCAACGCCGGGACGCCCGGGGACCCCCGTCGAGGGACCCGGAGAAGCGGAAGCGGTCGTCGTCGGCGCGGGCGGACGCCGGGCAATGGAATTCTGTCCCTGCGGTACGGGCTGCAGACGCGGAATCGGCGCCTCCGGTGGGCGGGGGCGTGCGGGGCGCGGGGCCGCCGGCGCCGGCGGCGGCGCGGCGGCCACCGGTGCGGCGGGTTCGATCTCGGGTTTGGCGGCGGGTGCCTTCGGCGCGCGCGGAGCCGAGCTGGGCGCAACCGGACGCAGACGAGGAACGGGCGCGGCCTCGACCGGGGGCGCGGCCGGCTTGGGCGCAGCCGCCTTCGGCGGGGCTTTGCGGGCGGGCGGGGCAGCAGCTTCTTTGGCGGGGGCTTTGGCCGCCGGCGCCGGTTTGAGCACGCTGCGAACCAGATCCGCGATATTGTCGGGAACGACGCTAAGCTGATTCTTGGCCTCGAAAACGCCGCCAAGACGCTCGTTGAAGAGCGCGATCAGCTCTTTGGACGTGAGCCCCACTTCTTTGGCGAGCTCGAAAATACGTACTTTACTACCGGTTGCTGCTGCCATGTATCCCCTTGTGAGCGCAACCCACACGGGGCGCCCACGGCGCTAGGTCGTCAATTGACCGCCCTCGACAGTTCGGCCGCCCATCGGGGCGGACGCGCATCCCGCGCTCCGAACCTTCAGCCACGTCGTGTCGCTGCCAGTTCGGCCCGCCCATCGGGACGGACGAACCTTCAGCCACGTCGTGTGGCTAGATGAGAGCATTGTATCTATCGATCATTGCGAATCTGGTTGTTCATCGAACTACTTATTAAACCATATTTTGCGGCCGCCGATGCAAGCCCCGGGTAGCGCCGGTTCTTCGCGGCCCGCTGCGCGCACTCCGCAGAGCAGAGGTAGGCGCCCCGGCCGGCCCGGCGCTTGCCGCCGGGCGGATCGGCGCTCCAGCCGTCCGGCACGCGAACGAACCGGGTCAAGGCCGGCTGCGCCATGCGCTTGCGGCACCCCACGCAGGTTCGGAGTGGAGTCGCTATTGCTCGCCTCCGAGGCGCTCGCGGCGGAACTCTTCCAGCTTGCGGACCAGCTCCTCGTCGACGCCTGCAGCCGCCGCCGGCGCTTGCACTTCCTCGACCTCGCCGGCTTCCTCGACGACCTCTTCGCCGCCGGCGCGTTCCGCGCGCTCCGCCAGATAGCGCTCGCGCGCCTCGTCGGCCTCGCTCTCGCTTGCGATGTCCAACCGCCAGCCCGTCAATCGCGCGGCCAAGCGCACGTTCTGACCGTCGCGGCCGATGGCGAGCGAGAGTTGATAGTCGGGCACGACGACGAGTGCGACGCCGTCGTCGTCGAAGAGTTCGACGCTGATGACTTTCGCCGGGGCGAGCGCGTTCATGATGAACGCTTGCGGGTCGGCGTCGTAGCGGATCACGTCGATCTTCTCGCCGCGTAGATTGTCGGAGACGTTGGCGATGCGGCTCGATTTCGGCCCCAGGCATGCGCCGATGGGATCCACCTCGGCGCGCAGACTGCGCACGGCGACTTTCGAACGGCTGCCGGCTTCGCGCGCGATCGCCATGATCTCGACGATGCCGTCGGCAATCTCCGGCACTTCGAGCTCGAGCAGTCGCTGCACGAGCCCTTCAGCGGCGCGCGAGAGCACGACCTGCGGGCCTTTCGGCGACTTTCGCACGTCCACCACGTAGCCGCGAATGAAGTCGTTGATACGGAACGTTTCACCCGGCACTTGCTCGGAGAGCGGCAGAATCGCCTCGTCGCGGCCTTCGAGCAGCACGTACATGTTGCGTTGCTCGTAGCGCTGCACCGTGCCCGTTACGAGGTCGTTGAGCTTGCGCGCGTACTTGTTGTAAACGGTGTCGCGTTCGGCCTCACGGATACGCTGCACGATGACTTGCTTTGCCGTCTGGGCGGCGATGCGGCCGAACTCCTTCGGCGTCACCTCTTCATCGTAAAAGTCGCCCGGCTGATACGGGGAGCCCGCCTGTTTGACCGAGATTTCGAGCTTGGGATCTTCGACGCTCTCGACCACCGTGCGGCGATGGTAGACGCGGTACTCGCCGGTGCCGCGGTCGACCATCACGATTGCGTTTGCTTCGCTGCCGTAGTGCCGCTTGTATGCGGTGAGTAACGCTGCTTCGAGCGCCTCGAGCAACATCTCGAACGGGATGTTGCGTTCCTTCGAGATGAACTGTAAGACGTCGATGAGTTTTTCTTCAGCTGCCGATTCTGCCATGTGCCTTCCGTTCACGTTTGTCGCGTTGTAGATCGGCGCGTGGATCGTACTCCAAGTTCGCCGATTTGATGGTTGCGAGCGGGAGCGGCAACTCGCCGTTCTCGGTCGCAAGGATGACCGTCTCGCCGCGCAGGCCCGCCAGCGTCCCGCGATGCGTCTTTCCCCCGGCGATCGAGAGCGATGTCACGATGCGCACGCGCTTGCCGGAGAAGCGTTCGTAGTCGCCGGGCCGCAAGAGCGGCCGTTCGAGCCCCGCGGACTCGACCTCGAGCGAGTAGGGCGCATCGATCGCCTCGAGCGCGCGGTTGATGCGCGCCGCGATTCGTTCGCAGGCGGCCAAATCGACGCCGCCGTCTTTGTCGATGGTCACGCTCAGCGCCGTCATGCCGCGCCGCGCGTGCGCGCTATGCGCCACGATTTCGACGCCTGACGAACGCCCCTCGTGCGCGATCGCGTCGATCTCACGCTCGAACATATCCGTCAAAGTGCTTCGCACTTCGGGAACCCCCGAAGTTCCAACAGGCGCATCGCCCTTCGATTCGCTCGAGGCTGCGCGCCCCCCAAACGCCGAGCGTTTGGGTCCCCCGGACTTCATCTCTTTGCTCCTGACAACAACGAAGCGCGGGACCTGCCCACGCTTACTCGATCAAACCACCCACCATACTACCCTAGAATGACGACGGGCCGCAAGCCCACGTGGCTTGAACGGCCCCCCGTACGAAACGTCCTATGCGAACTTTGCGCTGATAGCCGGCAACGTCCAGCTTGCGTGGCGCGTTTGCGCCTTTACGAGTGCGCGTGTTCGCCGGCCATATGGCCCGGTGGACTTTGCAGCTCCAAGAGCCGCCCTCCCTTTGAGGTCAAGCTTGCGCATCGAGATGATGCACCTTCATTCTAGTCCCGGAAAAGTCGCTCAACAAGCGGGAATACGCCCAGCTACGGCGACGGTGAGGACGCCGCAAACGGGACCAGAGCGCGCGCGGTACATTCCACTTCCGCCCGTTGCTCGACGATCGGCGCAAGCACGCCGCCGGCAGCGCTCCCGCCCACGTTCGTGCTGATCTCGATGCCGCCCGAGACCGGATGCGTCATCGTCCCTTCCCGAAACGCGGGTTGCGAGGCTTGCGGATAGCGTACCAGCCAGCCGCTGCACATCAGCGCCGGACCGACACGTCGCGTGCCGGTCACCCACATCTTGATCCGCGCGTCACTCCCTGAACCGCGCTCTTCGTAGAGGAACTTCGTTCGCGCGAGCACCGACGGCGGCGGCGTCGGATCCATCGACTGATTGACCGCTACGTCGTAGGCATGTTCGGTTTGCGAGTAGGTGACGGCGTTGTGCGGCAAGAGCCCGCGCAGCTTGGCGTTGATGTCGGCGCCGGGGCCCGCGCTCCCGGCGCCGGCGATCTGTGCCGGCTGCGGTTTGGGCGTCGGTGGGACGCGCACCGGCGCGGGTGCACCCTTGACGCTGCCGCCTGCGCCCGGCTTCGGGCCGGGCGATTGTTCGCTCTTGGGTCCCGGTGAGGGCGCAGCGCCCGCCGTCGTGGCGAGCTTCGCCCCTTGCGTCGGGCTCGGGCTCGGCACGCCGGGATTCGCCGCCGGAGCGTTGCTCGGGCGGCCGGCCGGCTTGGGTGATGCGCTCGGCACGGTGCTGGCGTTTGCGACGACCGTCGCCGTCGTCGGCAAGGCCGTCGGTCTGACGCTGGGGAGCGGCTTCGGCGTCGCGGGCTTCGCGGTCGGCGCGGCAGTCGGCGCCGGCGGACGCGGCGTCGGCTTTGCCGTCGGCGCGACCGACGGCACCGGCGTCGGCGCCGCGGTGGGTGGCGGCCGGATTGCAACCTGTTCGAGCGGCGCAGAGGGGACCGACGTCGGAACCGTCGGCAGCCCCGTCGAGGGATTGACTTCGTAGACCGGCGTCGTCGGTTGCACGTTGGGCTGCAGGGAGGCTTGCGGGAGCGGCGTCGGGTTCGGCGGCGCACTGGGCGCGAAGGTCGAGAGCTCTTGATGCTGCGGCGGAATCGGTCGCGTCTTCGCTTCGACGAGCGGCGCGTGATGAACGACGGGAGCGACGTGCGGAACGTGCGGGATCGGCGCCGCTTGTTGCGCGGGCACCGCTGCGACCGCGACGACCGGCGCGCGTTGCTCGAGCGTCACGACCGTTCCGCCGGCGACCGATTCGCTCGCGCCTTCCTGAGAAGAACTCGTTGCAAGCGTAAAGACCAACGCAGCCATGATCGCATGCAGAATCAGGGATAAGAGGTAGCTCCCCGTGAGTCGCTCGCGTCGTCGAGGGTCGAGCGGATCGCGCTTGAGCATGCGCCGACAATATGCGCTTAACCAAGCGCAGGAGCCTGCAAGCGGCGGCGCGCATGTCGTCGCTTTCATGGAACAACTCTTGCAAAAGCGCACCAAAATCGTGGCGACCATCGGACCGGCGTCGCGCGAGCGGAACGTGATGCGTTCGCTCTTCGCTTCGGGTACCAACGTCGCACGATTGAACTTCTCTCACGGAACACCACAAGATCACGCCGAGGTCATCGCGATCGTGCGCGATATCGCAAAGGAACTCGATATCCACATCGCGATTTTGCAGGATCTCCCAGGACCAAAGGTGCGCACTGGAAAGCTGCGCGACGACCTTGCAAGCGTGCGGTTGGAAAGCGGGTCGCCGTTCGTATTGACGACCGACGACGTGCCGGGCGATTCGGCGCGCATCAGCGTGCAGTACAAGGATCTGCCCAATGACGTCGCGGTCGGAAACCGCATCTATCTGCAAGACGGCCAGATCACGCTACGCATCACGGGCAAGACCGCGACCGAAATCGAGACCACGGTCGAGTACGGCGGAGATCTCCGCTCGACGCAAGGAATCAACTATCCCGACGGTTCGCTCAACATCCCGTCGGTCACCGACCGCGACTTCGAGTTCCTCGCCTTCGGGCTCGAACAGCAGGTGGACTACGTTGCGGTCTCGTTCGTTCGGTCAGCCGACGACATCGTTCGCGTGAAGTCGTTCATGGCCGAACGCGGGCACGACATCCCGGTAATCGCAAAGATCGAAAAACACGAAGCGCTCGAGGATCTCGACAATATCGTCGACACCGCCGACGGCGTCATGGTCGCGCGCGGCGACCTCGGCATCGAGATTCCACTCGAACAGGTTCCGCTCGTGCAAAAGGCGATCATCGCCAAGTGCAACCGGGCGAGCAAACCCGTGATCACGGCGACACAAATGCTCGAATCGATGACGTTCAGCTCGAAGCCTACTCGTGCCGAAGTCGCCGACGTAGCAAATGCGATACTCGACGGGACCGACGCGGTGATGCTTTCCGGCGAGACCGCGCGCGGTCAGTATCCGACCGAGGCGGTGAGGACGATGGCCGAGATCGCACGCGAAGTCGAGAAAAGCTATCCGCATGCGATGCTGCGCGAACGCCGGCTCGCAGGCATGAGCCCAACGGTTGCGACCTCGATTGCCGAAGCGGCGACGCGCGCGGCCGACGAGCTCTACGTCCAATTCATCGCAACCGGCACGACTACGGGCAACACGGCGCATCACATTGCCGCCTTCCGCCCGCGCGCGCGCATCATCGCGCTGACGCCCTCGCCCGAAGTCGCGCGTCGCCTCGCGCTGCTATGGGGAACCGAAGCGCTGCTGATCGAGCGCTACAATTCGTTCGACGTGTTGCTCTTCATGACCGAGCAGCGGATGCTCCAAGCGGGCATCGTGCGCTCGAAAGACCTCATCGCCTTCACCACCGGCATGCCGGTCGGCTCCGGTGGCACCAATCTCTTGAAGATCCACGAGATCCCCTGATCTCTTCGCAGGCCCGCGCTACGTGCAGCCGTTTCCGCCCGGCGTCGTCAGGACCCATGCGTCGTTAGACGCAACCGGAAGCGGGTTGGTTACCGCACGCCCTTCGAGATCGGTGTAGGTGTGGTCCGACGGCAGCGTCGCGTTTTCGGTTCCGTCGCCCCCTGAGTTCACCACGACCATGCCGTTCTGAAAGCGCCGGTAGTAGATTTGCTGGTTGACGCTGTCCTCGTACATCGCGCTGCACGGCGGCCCGAGCGCCGTCGCGTACTCTTGATGATAGTTCTCGACGCCGTATCCGTAGGTCGAGCCGTTGTTCGCCGCGGCGAAGAGGTCGGCGTTGCCTTCGTTCCCCATCATATAGGTCCCGATCGCGTACTCGAGCTGATCGCTCGTGACGCTGGTCTGCCCGTTGAGCGTGAAGCGATCGATGTCGATGAAGGCGACGCCCTGCGCCTCGACCCACTCCATGTACTTGTATGTGCTCATGAAGAATGAGGCGAGCGACGAGGACTGATAGTTGCCGTAGTCCGAGAAGCCGTCTTCATCGACTTCGCCGTCGACGTTGCTTATCAGCGCCTGTTCGTTTTGGCTGCTCGTGCTGCCGATCGGATGATTCGCGATCACGGCAAGACCCGCGGACGACGCTGCTTGCTTGGCGTCCGCGACCCAATTCAAGATGTCTTGCGTCCATGTCGGGTCGCTCGGCCCCGAGTAGACGGTGTTGAACGTTCCGTCGTCATTCCACGTCCCGCACGCATACTCGCCCGTGTTCTCGGTTTGGCCTAACTCCGGATTCCCCCCGACCATGAAGTCATCGAAGATTACTTCGTCGAGCGCGAGCGCATTGTAATCGTTGGCCTGCGCATACGAGATCAGGCTTTGAACCTGATACTGCACGACGTCGGGGTCGTGAAAATTCAGCGGAACGTCGGCATATGAGTCGCTCGGCACGTAGGCGTAATCGTGGGTTGGCGTCCCGTTCGACGAGCAGGCGTAGAGGATCCAATCGGGATGATTTTGCTGCCACCATTGCAAGTTGTGGCCGGAGACCATGATGTTGTCTTCTTCGATGATGTAATAGCGGGAAATCAGCGCCTGCGGATTGGCCGATTGCCATGCCTGCGGCGAGAAGGACGCCCACACCAGATCGTAGCGGCTTGCGTCCGAGGCAATCTGCGAGCTGCTCATCTCTGCGCCGGTGCTCGGAAAGTAGTCGAAGATCTGCGCGAGACCGACGCGCCCGTAGGTGCTGCGTATCTTGGACGATTTATCGGGCGGCTCGTAGTCGGTGTACGGCGTAGGCGTCGCGGTCGGATTCGCCGTCGGCGACGTAGATGGATGCACCGTCGGCGAGGCCGTCGGGTGTGACGTCGGCGAGCCCACCGGCGTCGGTGATCCTGCCGGAGTGGACGATGGCTTCCCGCTCGGCCGCGCGGAAGCGGGGGCGCTCGGCACGATCGTTGGAATTGCACCGCCGCCGCCGCCCGAGCCGCCGCCGCCTCCGCCGCACGCGACCGAGGAAAGTGTGACCAGCAAAAACGCCGCGAGTCGCGCCGGCTTCATGGAATGTCAGCGTAGCAATTTCGCGCGCGCCGGAATTCCGCCGATCAGGGTAACGGACGAGGAGAAAAGTCCTAATCCACGAGCGGAGTCAAATCGAAGCGGCCGCGTTTCGCCGCCAGCGGCTTCCACAAATCGCCGACCTTTGCGATGCGCGCCGGCATGTTACCGATGTGAAAGTCGGCGATGTCGATCCCCGCCTCGACTTCGTCCCACGAGACCGGAGCGGAAACGGTCGCGCGCGGCGTCGGCCGAACCGAATAAACGCTCGCCAGCGTCGCGCCCCAACGGTTTTGATTGTAGTCGATCAAAACTCGGTCTTTCGGGCGTCTATCCTTGTGATAGGCGACCGTCGTGAGCTCCGGCGTGTGGTGCGAGAGCGCCACGGCGAACGCTTTGGCAAAGGTCCATACCTGCTTTTGCGTCGGCCCGCGCACGATCGGGACGTACACGTGCATGCCCTTCGAGCCCGTTGTCTTCGCATAGGCCGGCATACCGAGAGCCTGCAATCCGTCGCGGACGAGCAACGCCACCTCGCGCACCATCGCAAAACTCGATTCGCCCGGATCCAGATCGAAATGCGCGTAGTCGGGCCGATCGACGTCGTCGCAGCGCGCGTACCAAGGATTGAGGTCGATACAGCCGAGGTTGACCATCCAGAGCAGAGCCGCCGGATCGTCGATCACCGGAAAGTCGATGACGCTGCCCGATCCGTGTTCGATCGGGCAGGTCCTCAGCCACGGAGGATGCGGTTGCGGCACGCGCTTCATGAAGAAAAACTCGCCGGCCGCGCCGTTGGGGTAGCGCTTCATGACCATGGCACGGCCGGCAATGTGCGGCAGCAAAACGCCGGCGACGTCGGCGTAATATTGCAGCAGCCGGCCCTTCGTGGCGCCGATCTCCGGAAAGAAGACTTTCCCCAGGTTGGTAAGCGCGACGCGTTTGCGCCCGACGGCGACCGTGGCGTCGTCCCGGTCGCGTGGAATCGTCATCGCGCGCGCAGCAACATGCGTGCGTGCTCGAGCGCAACCTCGTGCGATTCACCTGAAAGCATGCGCGCCAGCTCGGCCGCGCGTTCTTCCTCGTCCGAGATCTCGCGTACGGCGATCGTCGTGCCACCCGGTTTTTCTTGTTTCTCGAGCACGTAGTGGCGATC
Proteins encoded:
- the infB gene encoding translation initiation factor IF-2; translation: MAAATGSKVRIFELAKEVGLTSKELIALFNERLGGVFEAKNQLSVVPDNIADLVRSVLKPAPAAKAPAKEAAAPPARKAPPKAAAPKPAAPPVEAAPVPRLRPVAPSSAPRAPKAPAAKPEIEPAAPVAAAPPPAPAAPRPARPRPPEAPIPRLQPVPQGQNSIARRPPAPTTTASASPGPSTGVPGRPGVAPRPGQALPGQGGKGPVTPAPRGNGPLTPPQRRPAGNGPFRPLAPGARPVGPRPATPSTEAPAPSAGGRPGERTRSHEDKAAAKKDREKELLLEKDRQRKKKGVEAAAAAPPRALEAIEIPDLLTVQELATSMIVPVKDVITELIKTGTMATINQNISSDIAIAVAKKFGFNAVVKEAGEEVTVEQEEDKPEMMTARPPVVTVLGHVDHGKTSLLDKIRSANVAAGEAGGITQKIGAYTVEKNDRKITFIDTPGHEAFTAMRARGAKVTDVAVLVVAADDGVMPQTKEAIAHAKAAGVPIVVAVNKMDKADAQPDRVKQQLVEEGLQPVDWGGNIEMVPVSAKAGTGIDQLLETVLLEADIKELKANKNRRATGVVIESQLSRGRGAVATVLVQNGTLRVGDIVVVGGTFGKVRALIDDKGKQVKKAGPSIPVEVMGLQDVPAAGDTLMVVSDERVARETAEKRAVRRRDVRIAGTGSQRVSLETFMSMPAEGKKTLNLIIKADGQGSLEALRARMESLSTSDVDVRVIHGGVGAITPNDVNLASASNAVLIGFNIRPDETAKRLADNEGVDLRFYQVIYEVEDDLRKAMTGMLAPVEREVTLGRAEVREVFKVSKVGTIVGCYVKDGKIVRNSKVRVLRDSAVVFTGELESLRRFKDDVREVAEGFECGIQVAKFQDLKIGDVIEAYTTEHVAAELVTA
- the pyk gene encoding pyruvate kinase, which produces MRRQYALNQAQEPASGGAHVVAFMEQLLQKRTKIVATIGPASRERNVMRSLFASGTNVARLNFSHGTPQDHAEVIAIVRDIAKELDIHIAILQDLPGPKVRTGKLRDDLASVRLESGSPFVLTTDDVPGDSARISVQYKDLPNDVAVGNRIYLQDGQITLRITGKTATEIETTVEYGGDLRSTQGINYPDGSLNIPSVTDRDFEFLAFGLEQQVDYVAVSFVRSADDIVRVKSFMAERGHDIPVIAKIEKHEALEDLDNIVDTADGVMVARGDLGIEIPLEQVPLVQKAIIAKCNRASKPVITATQMLESMTFSSKPTRAEVADVANAILDGTDAVMLSGETARGQYPTEAVRTMAEIAREVEKSYPHAMLRERRLAGMSPTVATSIAEAATRAADELYVQFIATGTTTGNTAHHIAAFRPRARIIALTPSPEVARRLALLWGTEALLIERYNSFDVLLFMTEQRMLQAGIVRSKDLIAFTTGMPVGSGGTNLLKIHEIP
- the ligD gene encoding non-homologous end-joining DNA ligase, coding for MTIPRDRDDATVAVGRKRVALTNLGKVFFPEIGATKGRLLQYYADVAGVLLPHIAGRAMVMKRYPNGAAGEFFFMKRVPQPHPPWLRTCPIEHGSGSVIDFPVIDDPAALLWMVNLGCIDLNPWYARCDDVDRPDYAHFDLDPGESSFAMVREVALLVRDGLQALGMPAYAKTTGSKGMHVYVPIVRGPTQKQVWTFAKAFAVALSHHTPELTTVAYHKDRRPKDRVLIDYNQNRWGATLASVYSVRPTPRATVSAPVSWDEVEAGIDIADFHIGNMPARIAKVGDLWKPLAAKRGRFDLTPLVD
- a CDS encoding bifunctional oligoribonuclease/PAP phosphatase NrnA; its protein translation is MIEDSLQSSTEAEIVAELRRRPAFVMVSHVKPDGDTLGAGLALGIALKRIGKRVAYFQQDAVPRNLRFLPETEFVSRRIPADFPPDTLYVFGDMSDPARAGEFLPKIDRANMLDIDHHLGNKHFGALNFVIPSECSTGTAVMRILREMGTPIDADIATCILTTIMTDTGGFMHSNTSSESLELAAELMRAGADKELITEEIFGNKRIAATRLLGRIIDEMRFAHDGRYCYSFVDDAMLAQTGADGEDVEDMVNVLRAQEGVEVAALFKAFEGEIRVSLRSSGKINVQAAAARLGGGGHFRASGLTLHGSRDQAYAAVEAALSAEGL
- the rbfA gene encoding 30S ribosome-binding factor RbfA, producing the protein MKAQRLARIDHEVQRVLGMLISQELKDPRLGFVTVTRTEVSDDLRSCKVFVSVIGDRHQAHQSLEALHSAARFLRGELGHRIDLRHTPELVFVEDRSTERAIALAKTLREDAARHAPEEGYS
- a CDS encoding YlxR family protein, which produces MGCRKRMAQPALTRFVRVPDGWSADPPGGKRRAGRGAYLCSAECAQRAAKNRRYPGLASAAAKYGLISSSMNNQIRNDR
- the nusA gene encoding transcription termination factor NusA, translating into MAESAAEEKLIDVLQFISKERNIPFEMLLEALEAALLTAYKRHYGSEANAIVMVDRGTGEYRVYHRRTVVESVEDPKLEISVKQAGSPYQPGDFYDEEVTPKEFGRIAAQTAKQVIVQRIREAERDTVYNKYARKLNDLVTGTVQRYEQRNMYVLLEGRDEAILPLSEQVPGETFRINDFIRGYVVDVRKSPKGPQVVLSRAAEGLVQRLLELEVPEIADGIVEIMAIAREAGSRSKVAVRSLRAEVDPIGACLGPKSSRIANVSDNLRGEKIDVIRYDADPQAFIMNALAPAKVISVELFDDDGVALVVVPDYQLSLAIGRDGQNVRLAARLTGWRLDIASESEADEARERYLAERAERAGGEEVVEEAGEVEEVQAPAAAAGVDEELVRKLEEFRRERLGGEQ